ATAAATTCTTTATTACCGATCCAAATGAGCACGTTGCGGACCCTAAATTATTCGGTATTGAGGCTTTCCAACCAGAAAATCAATTCAATCCCGAGCGGGTAACGAGCGACCCAAACTGTATCCTCTTTCAAACGAAAGCGGAAGACAAATATGCTCTGGCAGATGAAATGAATCGGCATTATGACTACAATCTGTCTATCAATACTTGGGGTGGTCCCTTAAATATTCTGGAATGCAATCCCAAAAATGTGACCAAAGCATCTGCTCTGACCTACCTTCTGGATAAACTCAATATGGATCAGAAAGATTTGATTGCCTTTGGAGACGAGCACAACGATACCGACATGCTAGCTCTCGCTGGTCATGGATACGCCATGAAAAACGCGAGCTCTGTCCTACTTCCTTACGCGGATTCCGTCACAGATTTTACCAATAATGAGGACGGGGTCGCGCGCCAACTCATTCAATTATTCTTATAATAGGAACAGACATGAGTTATCCCCTCATGTCTGTTTCTTCGCCAAATCCTTAATCGGTTAATCAATACCCTTCTTTTTTTCCATTTTTTTATTGTTCAATAGATAAGTTTGTGATATTATTAACATAGTTATTAAAGAAGCGCTTTCAAAAAATGCTAAATCGCTTCTCGTTCACTTAAGGAGGAACAAAATGAAAGCTGTTGTTGTAAATCCAGAAGGTACTGGTGTTGAAATTGTTGCAAACAAAGAAATGCGACCACTTGAAACAGGGGAAGCTCTTGTTCAAATCGAATACTGTGGTGTCTGCCACACTGACTTGCACGTCGCACATGGAGACTTCGGTAAAGTTCCAGGCCGTGTTCTTGGACACGAAGGAATCGGAATTGTTAAAGAACTTGCTCCAGATGTTAAGAGCCTTAAAGTTGGTGACCGTGTCAGTGTCGCATGGTTCTTCGAAGGATGTGGAACTTGTGAATACTGTACAACTGGTCGCGAGACTCTTTGTCGGACTGTTAAAAATGCTGGTTACTCTGTTGATGGAGGAATGGCTGAACAATGTATCGTTACTGCAGATTACGCAGTGAAAGTACCTGAAGGATTAGATCCAGCCCAAGCTTCTTCTATTACGTGTGCAGGTGTTACCACTTACAAAGCTATCAAAGAAGCCAAAGCTGAACCAGGACAATGGATCGTTATCTATGGAGCTGGTGGACTTGGAAACTTGGCTGTTCAATATGCTAAGAAAGTCTTCAACGCACATGTCATCGCTGTCGATATCAACAATGATAAACTAGAATTGGCAAAAGAAGTTGGTGCAGACTTTGTCATCAACGGTCGCGAAGTTGAAGATGTCCCAGGATTGATCAAAGAAAAAACAAATGGTGGAGCTCACTCTGCTGTCGTAACAGCTGTTTCTAAAGTAGCTTTCAACCAAGCAGTAGATTCTGTTCGTGCAGGTGGCCGCGTGATCGCAGTTGGTCTTCCTTCTGAAATGATGGACCTCAGCATTGTGAAAACTGTATTAGATGGTATCCAAGTCATTGGTTCTCTTGTAGGAACTCGTAAAGACTTGGAAGAAGCCTTCCAATTTGGTGCAGAAGGCTTGGTAGTCCCTGTCGTTCAAAAACGTCCAGTAGAAGATGCTGTCAAAGTCTTTGACGAAATGGAAGCCGGAACCATTCAAGGACGTATGGTACTTGACTTTACAAACTAAACAACTGAACCTACAGGACTAGCCCAACTGGGCTAGTCTTTTTGAGTGCTCTCAATCACTCTAATTTACAATTTGTTATATATTTATTTTTGTTTTTGAGAATATTGCTTGATTGTCGGAATTTTTTCATTAAGAAAAAAATCCTATAAAACATATCTATTATTGATTTTTTAAGCATCAACAAGTAATAAACAAAATTCATTCAAGAGCATTCTTTTTCTATCTAACGATAATTTAATATAATAAATCAATGTTTTTACATCGAGATTTTGATAGAAAAATTGACTTAAGTGTGGAAACGATTTATAATAAAGTAGCTTAAAGTTTTCTTAAACTGAAAGTCAAACAAATTTTATAAGGAGGAATGTCAATAATGAGTATTGGTATCATTATTGCTAGCCACGGTGAATTTGCAGCTGGAATCCACCAATCCGGCTCGATGATCTTTGGAGATCAAGAGAAAGTTCAAGTGGTTACGTTCATGCCAAGTGAAGGCCCGGATGATCTCTATGCTAAATTTAATGCAGCTGTTGCCGCATTTGATGCAGAAGATGAAGTCTTGGTTTTGGCTGACCTTTGGAGTGGTTCTCCATTTAACCAAGCAAGTCGCGTCATGGGAGAAAATCCAGATCGTAAATTTGCGATCATCACAGGATTAAACCTTCCGATGTTGATTCAAGCTTATACAGAACGTTTGATGGATGCAAATGCCGGCGTTGATCAAGTCGCTGCAAACATCATCAAGGAAGCAAAAGACGGTGTCAAAGCCCTTCCAGAAGAATTAAACCCTGTTGAAGAAGCTAGTACAGCCGCTGCTGCTCCTGTAGCCCAAGCTGCTATTCCAGAAGGAACAGTTATCGGAGATGGAAAACTCAAGATTAACCTTGCCCGCTTAGATACACGTCTTCTTCATGGACAAGTCGCAACTGCTTGGACACCTGATTCAAAAGCCGACCGGATCATTGTTGCTTCAGATTCTGTTGCTAAAGATGAACTCCGTAAGGAATTGATCAAACAAGCGGCACCAAATGGTGTGAAAGCAAACGTTGTCCCAATTCAAAAATTGATCGACGTTGCAAAAGATCCACGTTTCGGAAATACCCATGCTTTGATCTTATTTGAAACACCTCAAGATGCTCTTCGCGCCATCGAAGGTGGTGTTCCGATTAAAACCTTGAACGTTGGTTCAATGGCCCACTCAACTGGTAAAACCATGGTTAACAATGTGTTGTCAATGGATAAAGATGACGTGGCTACATTTGAAAAAATGCGTGATCTTGGAGTAGAATTTGACGTCCGTAAAGTGCCAAATGACTCTAAGAAAGATTTGTTTGACTTAATTAACAAAGCCAACGTTCAATAATCGATTACTTACGAAAGGATTTTAAACATGTCTATTATTTCTATGGTATTAGTGGTCGTTGTTGCCTTCTTAGCAGGTCTTGAAGGTATCCTTGACCAATTCCAATTCCACCAACCACTTGTTGCTTGTACCTTAATCGGTTTGGTAACAGGTAACCTGACTGCTGGCGTTATGCTTGGTGGTTCACTTCAATTTATTGCACTTGGCTGGGCAAACATTGGTGCCGCAGTTGCACCCGATGCTGCTCTTGCATCTGTCGCTGCTGCCATCATCATGGTACTTGGGGGAGACTTCAGTGCAAAAGGAATCGCTGTCGCTCAAAGTGTCGCTATTCCGCTTGCAGTTGCTGGTCTTTTCTTGACCATGATCGTCCGTACCCTTTCCGTTGGTTTGGTCCACACTGCCGACGCTGCTGCTAGAAAAGGGGATATCAAAGGTGTAGAACGCGCTCACTTTGTGGCCCTTCTTCTTCAAGGTCTTCGTATCGCCATTCCTGCAGCCCTCTTGTTGATGATTCCTGCTGAAACTGTTAAAACTGCTCTTGAACAAATGCCAAAATGGCTCTCTGATGGAATGCAAATCGGTGGTGGTATGGTTGTAGCCGTTGGTTATGCCATGGTTATCAACATGATGGCGAGCCGTGAAGTATGGCCATTCTTTGCCATCGGTTTTGCTCTTGCAGCCGTTAGCCAATTAACTTTGATCGCTCTTGGAGCAATTGGTGTTGCCCTTGCCTTGATCTACCTTACTCTTTCTAAGAAAGGTGGCAATGGAGGTGGCGGTGCCGCTACTTCTAACGATCCAATTGGCGACATTCTCGAAGACTATTAAGAAAGGTGTGACACTATCATGACTGAAAAATTACAATTATCTAAATCAGATCGTCAAAAAGTTTGGTGGCGTTCAACCTTCTTGCAAGGTTCTTGGAACTATGAACGGATGCAAAACTTGGGTTGGGCATACTCATTGATCCCAGCTATCAAAAAACTCTACACAAAGAAAGAAGACCAAGCGGCTGCTCTTGAGCGTCACATGGAATTCTTTAACACTCACCCATACGTTGCCGCTCCTATCATCGGGGTAACGCTTGCTCTTGAAGAAGAAAGAGCAAACGGTGCTGCTATTGACGATGCTGCCATCCAAGGGGTTAAAATTGGTATGATGGGTCCTTTGGCGGGTATCGGAGATCCAGTATTCTGGTTTACAGTACGTCCTATCCTTGGTGCTCTTGGTGCATCACTTGCTGCGTCTGGTAATATCCTTGGTCCACTTATCTTCTTTATCGCATGGAATGCGATTCGTATGGCCTTCTTGTGGTACACGCAAGAACTTGGCTACAAAGCAGGTTCTGAAATTACCAAAGATATGTCTGGTGGGATCTTGCAAGACATCACTAAAGGGGCTTCTATCCTTGGGATGTTCATCCTCGCTGTCTTGGTAGAACGTTGGGTATCTATTAAATTCATCTTTAATGTTTCTTCTGTAAAATTAGACGACAAAGCTTATATCCACTGGGATAAACTTCCTGAAGGATACAAGGGTATCCAAGAAGCCTTCGCTCAAGTTGGCTCAGGTCTCTCTCAAACACCTGAAAAAGTTACGACTTTCCAACAAAACTTGGATTCATTGATTCCTGGTTTGATGGGATTACTTCTTACTTTTGCTTGTATGTGGTTGTTGAAGAAAAAAGTATCTCCAATCACTATCATCATCGCCCTCTTTGTAATCGGTGTATTAGCACACGTTGCTGGCTTGATGTAAGCAAAGATCAACTAAAAAGAAGGTTTCGGCCTTCTTTTTATTATGATATAATGGAGTGAACAGCAATACAGGAGGATCTCATGGCTCAATCATTGAATAAAACCGTTGAATTCCATACTACAGGGGTTTCTTACCTTGGAGTGGGGGGAAAGGTTGGAAAAATCCTAGTAGGGAATGCCGCTTTTGAATTTTATGCGGATGCAAATGTAGAAGACTACATCCAAATTCCCTGGCAAGAAATTGAACAAATCGGAGCCAATGTATCCGGACGTAAAATTAGCCGCCATTTTGAAATCTATACTAGAGAATCAAAATTTCTCTTTGCTTCAAAAGACTCTGGAAAAATTTTAAAGATTGCTCGGGAACATCTAGGAAATGATAAAATTGTCAAACTTCCTACATTGATCCAAACCATCACGGCTAAAATTAAAAATCTATTTGCAAAATAGGATCTTTTCTTGTATAATAGACGCAAACGGATAAGTAAGTTAAGAGGCTCTTTCAGAAAGTCTGCGGTTGCTGCGAGCAGATAGAAATCTTAATTGAAATTCTACCGTTTCTTTAAAATACAATATTGAATCAAGTGCACACCTGTGAAGTTGGATGGAACCGTGGCTCTGCCACTCCAACACTCTAACAGGTGTGTTTTTTGTTAAAGGAGAAGCTATGTTAGATATTAAACGGATTCGTACAGACTTTGATGCGGTTGCTAAAAAATTGGCAACACGTGGCGTAGATGCAGCTATTTTGAATGAAATGAAAGAAATCGATGCCAAACGTCGAGATATCTTAGTCAAAGTAGAAAATCTCAAAGCAGAGCGTAACACTGTATCTGCTGAAATAGCACAAGCTAAACGCAACAAGGAAAATGCAGATGATAAGATTGCTGCCATGCAAACCCTCTCTGCAGAGGTCAAAGCATTGGATACAGAATTAGCTGAAATCGATGCAAAATTAACTGAATTCACTACTACCCTTCCAAACATCCCTGCTGATAGTGTCCCTGTTGGAGCAGATGAGGATGACAATGTTGAGGTTCGTCGTTGGGGAACACCGCGCGAATTTGGCTTTGAACCAAAAGCTCACTGGGATTTAGGTGAAGACCTTGATATCCTTGACTGGGAACGCGGGGCTAAAGTCACTGGTGCTCGTTTCCTCTTCTACAAAGGACTTGGAGCTCGCTTAGAACGCGCTATCTACAACTTCATGTTGGAGGAACATGGCAAGGAAGGCTACACTGAAGTCATCCCTCCTTACATGGTCAACCATGATTCTATGTTTGGTACTGGTCAGTATCCAAAATTCAAGGAAGATACTTTTGAACTTAGCGATACCAATTATGTCCTCATTCCAACTGCTGAAGTTCCTTTGACGAACTACTACCGCGATGAAATTCTTGATGGAAAAGACCTTCCAATCTACTTCACCGCTATGAGTCCATCATTCCGTTCAGAAGCTGGTTCAGCTGGTCGTGATACTCGTGGATTGATCCGTTTGCACCAATTCCATAAGGTTGAAATGGTGAAATTTGCTAAACCAGAAGAATCATATGATGAATTGGAAAAAATGGTTGTCAATGCTGAAAATATCCTTCAAAAACTGAACCTTCCATACCGTGTGGTAGCTCTCTCAACGGGAGACATGGGCTTCTCAGCTGCCAAGACTTATGACTTGGAAGTATGGATTCCAGCGCAAAACACCTACCGTGAAATCTCAAGCTGTTCTAATACAGAAGATTTCCAAGCTCGCCGTGCGCAAATCCGCTATCGTGATGAAGCAGATGGCAAGGTAAAACTCCTTCACACTTTGAACGGTTCAGGGTTAGCTGTCGGACGTACCGTCGCTGCTATTCTTGAAAACTACCAAAACGAAGACGGTTCTGTGACCATTCCAGAAGTCCTTCGCCCATACATGGGTGGCGCAGAAGTCATCGCACCAAAATAAAGTTTAAAAAAACTGAGTCTTGCAAATTGCAAGCTCAGTTTTTTAATATTTACGAAAACGTTGGTAGCGTTGCTCCAGAAGCTCTTCGAGAGGTAAAGCTTGTAAAACCTTTAACTCTTCCTGTAATTCCTTCTTCACTTGAGCCAGTAGTTCCCCATTCGAAAATCCATGCTCGGGAATCACCTTATCGACAATTTCCATATTTAACAATTCATGAGAAGTAATCTTCATCAACTCTGCTGCTTCCATGGCACGACTTCCATCTTTCCAAAGAATAGAGGCAAAACCTTCTGGACTCAAGACCGCATAGATGGAGTTCTCAAGCATCCAGACCTTATCTGCCACAGCAAGAGCCAAGGCACCACCAGAGCCACCTTCTCCGATGATAATCGCGATAATTGGAACTTTTAGATCACTCATTTCCATGAGGTTGCGGGCAATGGCTTCCCCTTGTCCTCGTTCTTCAGCACCAACACCGGGATAAGCACCCGCTGTATTGATAAAGGTCACAACTGGACGGCCAAATTTCTCCGCTTGCTTCATGAGACGCAAAGCTTTTCGATAGCCTTCTGGATGTGGTTGCCCAAAATTACGTTTTAGATTATCCTGAAGATTTTTTCCTTTTTGGATTCCAACGACTGTAACCGTTTGATCGCCTAAGCGTCCAATCCCACCAATCACCGCACCATCATCACGGAAGTTTCGATCTCCATGCAATTCGATAAAATCATCAAAAATTCCTTGAGCAAAATCAAGCGCAGTCAATCTTCCTTGGTCACGTGCCTCTTTAATAATCTGTGTTATTTTACTCATGTTTACCTCCATGAAGGGCTAATAATTGTCCAACTGTCGCTCGGATTTGACTTCTCTCCACGATCAAGTCTACAAATCCATGTTCTTGTAGAAATTCTGCTTTTTGGAAATCATCAGGCAATTTTTCACGCACAGTTGATTCGATCACGCGTCGACCAGCAAACCCAACCAAGGCTTGACTCTCTGCCATGATAATATCACCTTCCATAGCAAATGAGGCTGTCACCCCACCAGTTGTCGGATCTGTCAATACCGTCAAATAGAATAATTTTTCTTTGGAATGGCGTTGTACAGCCGCAGAAATTTTTGCCATTTGCATCA
The Streptococcus parasanguinis genome window above contains:
- a CDS encoding Cof-type HAD-IIB family hydrolase, with amino-acid sequence MHKKMIALDLDGTLLNSESKLSDFTIDTIKKISALGHKVIITTGRPYRMAHTYYKQLELDTPMINFNGSLTHLPEKKWADEQCLTLDKKYLLDMVANRDTIQADFIAGEYRNKFFITDPNEHVADPKLFGIEAFQPENQFNPERVTSDPNCILFQTKAEDKYALADEMNRHYDYNLSINTWGGPLNILECNPKNVTKASALTYLLDKLNMDQKDLIAFGDEHNDTDMLALAGHGYAMKNASSVLLPYADSVTDFTNNEDGVARQLIQLFL
- the adhP gene encoding alcohol dehydrogenase AdhP; this translates as MKAVVVNPEGTGVEIVANKEMRPLETGEALVQIEYCGVCHTDLHVAHGDFGKVPGRVLGHEGIGIVKELAPDVKSLKVGDRVSVAWFFEGCGTCEYCTTGRETLCRTVKNAGYSVDGGMAEQCIVTADYAVKVPEGLDPAQASSITCAGVTTYKAIKEAKAEPGQWIVIYGAGGLGNLAVQYAKKVFNAHVIAVDINNDKLELAKEVGADFVINGREVEDVPGLIKEKTNGGAHSAVVTAVSKVAFNQAVDSVRAGGRVIAVGLPSEMMDLSIVKTVLDGIQVIGSLVGTRKDLEEAFQFGAEGLVVPVVQKRPVEDAVKVFDEMEAGTIQGRMVLDFTN
- a CDS encoding PTS sugar transporter subunit IIB, with amino-acid sequence MSIGIIIASHGEFAAGIHQSGSMIFGDQEKVQVVTFMPSEGPDDLYAKFNAAVAAFDAEDEVLVLADLWSGSPFNQASRVMGENPDRKFAIITGLNLPMLIQAYTERLMDANAGVDQVAANIIKEAKDGVKALPEELNPVEEASTAAAAPVAQAAIPEGTVIGDGKLKINLARLDTRLLHGQVATAWTPDSKADRIIVASDSVAKDELRKELIKQAAPNGVKANVVPIQKLIDVAKDPRFGNTHALILFETPQDALRAIEGGVPIKTLNVGSMAHSTGKTMVNNVLSMDKDDVATFEKMRDLGVEFDVRKVPNDSKKDLFDLINKANVQ
- a CDS encoding PTS mannose/fructose/sorbose transporter subunit IIC — encoded protein: MSIISMVLVVVVAFLAGLEGILDQFQFHQPLVACTLIGLVTGNLTAGVMLGGSLQFIALGWANIGAAVAPDAALASVAAAIIMVLGGDFSAKGIAVAQSVAIPLAVAGLFLTMIVRTLSVGLVHTADAAARKGDIKGVERAHFVALLLQGLRIAIPAALLLMIPAETVKTALEQMPKWLSDGMQIGGGMVVAVGYAMVINMMASREVWPFFAIGFALAAVSQLTLIALGAIGVALALIYLTLSKKGGNGGGGAATSNDPIGDILEDY
- a CDS encoding PTS system mannose/fructose/sorbose family transporter subunit IID, whose translation is MTEKLQLSKSDRQKVWWRSTFLQGSWNYERMQNLGWAYSLIPAIKKLYTKKEDQAAALERHMEFFNTHPYVAAPIIGVTLALEEERANGAAIDDAAIQGVKIGMMGPLAGIGDPVFWFTVRPILGALGASLAASGNILGPLIFFIAWNAIRMAFLWYTQELGYKAGSEITKDMSGGILQDITKGASILGMFILAVLVERWVSIKFIFNVSSVKLDDKAYIHWDKLPEGYKGIQEAFAQVGSGLSQTPEKVTTFQQNLDSLIPGLMGLLLTFACMWLLKKKVSPITIIIALFVIGVLAHVAGLM
- a CDS encoding DUF956 family protein; protein product: MAQSLNKTVEFHTTGVSYLGVGGKVGKILVGNAAFEFYADANVEDYIQIPWQEIEQIGANVSGRKISRHFEIYTRESKFLFASKDSGKILKIAREHLGNDKIVKLPTLIQTITAKIKNLFAK
- the serS gene encoding serine--tRNA ligase — its product is MLDIKRIRTDFDAVAKKLATRGVDAAILNEMKEIDAKRRDILVKVENLKAERNTVSAEIAQAKRNKENADDKIAAMQTLSAEVKALDTELAEIDAKLTEFTTTLPNIPADSVPVGADEDDNVEVRRWGTPREFGFEPKAHWDLGEDLDILDWERGAKVTGARFLFYKGLGARLERAIYNFMLEEHGKEGYTEVIPPYMVNHDSMFGTGQYPKFKEDTFELSDTNYVLIPTAEVPLTNYYRDEILDGKDLPIYFTAMSPSFRSEAGSAGRDTRGLIRLHQFHKVEMVKFAKPEESYDELEKMVVNAENILQKLNLPYRVVALSTGDMGFSAAKTYDLEVWIPAQNTYREISSCSNTEDFQARRAQIRYRDEADGKVKLLHTLNGSGLAVGRTVAAILENYQNEDGSVTIPEVLRPYMGGAEVIAPK
- a CDS encoding acetyl-CoA carboxylase carboxyl transferase subunit alpha, which gives rise to MSKITQIIKEARDQGRLTALDFAQGIFDDFIELHGDRNFRDDGAVIGGIGRLGDQTVTVVGIQKGKNLQDNLKRNFGQPHPEGYRKALRLMKQAEKFGRPVVTFINTAGAYPGVGAEERGQGEAIARNLMEMSDLKVPIIAIIIGEGGSGGALALAVADKVWMLENSIYAVLSPEGFASILWKDGSRAMEAAELMKITSHELLNMEIVDKVIPEHGFSNGELLAQVKKELQEELKVLQALPLEELLEQRYQRFRKY